In Yersinia enterocolitica subsp. enterocolitica, one DNA window encodes the following:
- the osmY gene encoding molecular chaperone OsmY, with the protein MTNTKFARSMMAVVLGTALVSGSVFAEETMLNKADNVVDSTGAKLDSSMKKVDNYMGDSAATAKVKSALLEEKTLKSTDISVETNHGVVTLTGFVTSQAEAETAVDIAKNVEGVKSVSDKLHVKDQKSQSVSEYAGDAATTSSIKAKLLADDIVPSRKIKVETTDGVVQLSGNVENKAQAERAESIAKAVNGVKSVKNDLSIKP; encoded by the coding sequence ATGACAAACACAAAATTTGCCCGTTCAATGATGGCTGTTGTTTTAGGTACCGCACTGGTGAGTGGCAGCGTATTTGCTGAAGAGACTATGCTCAATAAAGCCGACAACGTGGTAGACAGCACCGGTGCGAAGCTCGATAGCTCCATGAAGAAAGTTGATAATTATATGGGTGATAGCGCTGCAACGGCTAAAGTAAAAAGCGCGTTGTTAGAAGAGAAAACCCTTAAAAGCACTGATATCTCAGTCGAAACCAACCATGGTGTTGTCACACTGACTGGTTTTGTGACGTCTCAGGCCGAAGCCGAAACTGCGGTTGATATTGCCAAAAATGTTGAAGGCGTAAAATCTGTTAGCGACAAACTGCATGTAAAAGACCAGAAATCACAATCAGTTAGTGAATACGCTGGTGATGCGGCAACCACCAGTTCAATTAAAGCCAAATTACTGGCTGATGACATCGTACCGTCACGTAAGATTAAAGTAGAAACCACTGATGGCGTGGTGCAGTTATCCGGTAATGTTGAAAATAAAGCTCAGGCCGAACGTGCCGAAAGTATTGCTAAAGCCGTTAATGGCGTAAAAAGCGTTAAAAACGACCTCAGTATCAAGCCTTAA
- the rimI gene encoding ribosomal protein S18-alanine N-acetyltransferase: MKQISILTPADLATAYQIEQASHAFPWTEKTLASNQGERYLNFKLNIGEQMAGFAITQIVLDEATLFNIAIDPQYQRQGCGRLLLEHVITELEKRQNVTLWLEVRASNARAIALYESLGFNEVSVRRNYYPSADGREDAIMMALPMG, encoded by the coding sequence ATGAAGCAGATTTCTATCCTGACGCCAGCCGATCTGGCCACAGCGTACCAAATTGAACAAGCCAGCCATGCTTTCCCGTGGACGGAAAAAACCTTAGCCAGCAATCAAGGCGAGCGCTACCTCAATTTCAAGCTGAATATTGGGGAACAAATGGCCGGTTTTGCCATTACCCAAATTGTATTGGATGAAGCGACGTTATTTAATATTGCTATTGATCCACAGTATCAGCGCCAAGGGTGTGGCCGTTTACTGCTTGAGCATGTCATTACAGAATTGGAAAAACGCCAGAACGTCACGCTTTGGCTGGAAGTTCGCGCCTCAAATGCGCGTGCAATCGCGTTGTACGAAAGCCTGGGGTTCAACGAAGTTTCTGTGCGGCGCAATTACTACCCGAGTGCGGATGGGCGTGAGGATGCCATTATGATGGCATTACCGATGGGGTAG
- a CDS encoding patatin-like phospholipase family protein, with protein sequence MVGYRIPITLGNIEPLAYKPYQPGKMALVCEGGGQRGIFTAGVLDEFQRARFNPFDLMIGTSAGAQNLSAFICGQPGYARRVITRYTTTANFFNPLRFVRGGHLIDLDWLVDITSQQLPLAMDQAEQHLREGREFLMCACRSDDFEPTYISPTKESWLPAIKASSAIPGLYRQGVDLDGVSYLDGGISDAIPVEEAYRRGADTIVVIRTVPSQAYYTPQWMKRMEHWLSESSLQQLVRIMQQHEQSYHRIQQFIEKPPGDLRIFEIFPPKPLASNALGSRIPALNRDYHLGRRCGRYFLATVGHWLLPRDQQDQSEINSGKTSIPLSRRMIQPQDINQPDDMADLIDNDDSSFAITQSPEITAPANATKASDHHLPPQMTVADSGLIIPTVTRSKKKPLQAEIILPSDVAKTKGDTA encoded by the coding sequence ATGGTGGGATACAGAATACCTATCACGCTCGGTAATATTGAGCCACTCGCCTATAAACCATACCAACCCGGTAAAATGGCGTTGGTTTGCGAGGGCGGCGGGCAGCGGGGAATTTTTACAGCCGGTGTGCTGGATGAATTCCAGCGCGCCCGCTTTAACCCTTTTGATCTGATGATCGGCACCTCTGCGGGCGCGCAAAATCTCTCTGCTTTTATCTGCGGCCAACCCGGCTACGCGCGGCGCGTGATTACCCGTTATACCACTACAGCTAACTTCTTTAATCCACTGCGTTTTGTGCGTGGCGGTCATCTGATTGATCTCGATTGGCTGGTGGATATCACCTCACAACAATTGCCATTGGCAATGGATCAAGCCGAACAGCATCTACGCGAGGGCCGTGAGTTTCTCATGTGTGCTTGCCGCAGTGATGATTTCGAACCTACCTATATCTCTCCGACGAAAGAAAGCTGGTTACCGGCGATTAAGGCTTCCAGTGCTATTCCGGGCCTATATCGGCAAGGAGTTGATTTAGATGGGGTAAGTTATCTTGATGGCGGTATTAGTGATGCTATTCCGGTTGAAGAAGCTTATCGCCGTGGGGCCGATACGATTGTCGTTATCCGCACTGTACCTTCGCAGGCTTATTACACGCCGCAATGGATGAAGCGAATGGAGCATTGGCTGAGTGAGAGTAGCTTGCAGCAACTGGTGCGAATTATGCAGCAGCATGAGCAGAGTTATCATCGTATTCAGCAATTTATTGAAAAACCGCCGGGTGACTTGCGCATTTTCGAGATTTTCCCGCCTAAGCCGCTGGCCAGTAATGCTTTGGGGAGTCGAATCCCTGCGTTGAATCGGGACTATCATTTAGGGCGTCGCTGTGGCCGCTATTTTCTGGCAACCGTAGGGCACTGGCTACTACCGCGAGATCAGCAAGATCAGTCTGAGATCAACAGTGGAAAAACGTCGATCCCCCTTTCCCGCCGAATGATCCAGCCGCAAGATATTAACCAGCCAGATGATATGGCTGACTTGATTGACAATGATGATTCTTCATTTGCTATCACTCAATCACCGGAGATTACCGCGCCTGCAAATGCTACAAAAGCCTCGGATCATCATCTTCCACCTCAGATGACGGTAGCAGACAGCGGGTTGATTATTCCGACAGTGACTCGGAGCAAGAAAAAGCCATTACAAGCGGAGATTATTTTGCCGTCAGATGTGGCGAAAACCAAGGGTGATACCGCGTAA
- a CDS encoding DUF1328 domain-containing protein encodes MFRWGIIFLVIALIAAALGFGGLAGTAAWAAKVVFVVGIILFLISLFTGRKRL; translated from the coding sequence ATGTTTCGCTGGGGCATTATATTTCTGGTTATTGCGTTAATCGCAGCGGCATTAGGTTTTGGTGGGCTAGCCGGTACGGCAGCCTGGGCTGCTAAAGTTGTTTTCGTTGTCGGTATTATTCTATTCCTCATCAGTTTGTTTACAGGACGTAAGCGCCTTTAG
- the prfC gene encoding peptide chain release factor 3, translating to MSPSEYALEVAKRRTFAIISHPDAGKTTITEKVLLFGNAIQTAGTVKGRGSSHHAKSDWMEMEKQRGISITTSVMQFPYGGCLVNLLDTPGHEDFSEDTYRTLTAVDCCLMVIDAAKGVEDRTRKLMEVTRLRDTPILTFMNKLDRDIRDPMEVLDEVERELKIACSPITWPIGCGKLFKGVYHLYKDETYLYQTGKGHTIQEVRIVKGLNNPDLDVAVGEDLAKQFRQELELVQGASHEFDHDAFLSGDLTPVFFGTALGNFGVDHMLDGLVEWAPAPMPRQTDTREVVAAEEKFTGFVFKIQANMDPKHRDRVAFLRVVSGRFEKGMKLRQVRTKKDVVISDALTFMAGDRSHLEEAYAGDIIGLHNHGTIQIGDTFTQGEDMKFTGIPNFAPELFRRIRLRDPLKQKQLLKGLVQLSEEGAVQVFRPLTNNDLIVGAVGVLQFEVVSSRLKSEYNVEAVYESVNVSTARWVECDDVKKFEEFKRKNEVNLALDGGDNLSYIAPTMVNLNITQERYPEVRFRKTREH from the coding sequence ATGTCTCCAAGTGAATACGCACTGGAAGTCGCGAAAAGACGTACTTTCGCGATAATTTCCCACCCCGATGCCGGTAAAACCACCATTACCGAAAAAGTGTTGCTGTTCGGGAACGCCATTCAGACCGCCGGTACAGTAAAAGGCCGTGGCTCAAGCCACCATGCCAAATCTGACTGGATGGAAATGGAAAAGCAACGCGGTATCTCCATCACTACTTCGGTGATGCAGTTTCCCTATGGTGGTTGCCTGGTTAACTTGCTCGATACCCCTGGGCATGAAGACTTCTCCGAAGATACTTACCGAACACTGACCGCCGTTGACTGCTGTTTGATGGTGATTGATGCGGCGAAAGGGGTCGAAGATCGCACCCGTAAGCTGATGGAAGTGACCCGTCTGCGTGATACGCCGATCCTGACCTTTATGAACAAATTGGACCGCGATATTCGTGATCCGATGGAAGTGCTGGATGAGGTGGAACGTGAGCTGAAAATTGCTTGTTCACCCATTACCTGGCCGATTGGCTGCGGTAAGTTGTTTAAAGGGGTTTACCACCTTTATAAGGATGAAACTTACCTGTATCAGACCGGTAAAGGTCACACCATTCAGGAAGTGCGTATTGTTAAAGGGCTGAACAACCCGGATCTGGATGTTGCTGTAGGGGAAGATCTGGCTAAACAGTTCCGCCAAGAGTTGGAACTGGTTCAGGGAGCATCGCATGAGTTCGATCATGATGCTTTCTTGTCGGGTGATTTAACCCCGGTATTCTTTGGTACCGCGCTGGGGAACTTTGGTGTCGACCATATGCTGGATGGTTTGGTTGAGTGGGCGCCTGCGCCAATGCCACGTCAAACCGACACTCGCGAAGTGGTGGCAGCTGAAGAGAAATTCACCGGTTTTGTCTTTAAGATTCAGGCCAATATGGACCCGAAACACCGTGACCGTGTCGCTTTCTTGCGAGTGGTTTCTGGTCGTTTTGAAAAAGGCATGAAACTGCGTCAGGTGCGTACCAAAAAAGATGTGGTGATTTCAGATGCACTGACCTTTATGGCCGGTGACCGTTCCCACCTCGAAGAAGCCTATGCCGGGGATATTATCGGTCTGCACAACCACGGGACTATTCAGATTGGTGATACCTTCACTCAAGGTGAAGATATGAAGTTCACCGGTATTCCGAACTTTGCACCTGAATTGTTCCGCCGTATTCGCCTGCGTGACCCATTGAAACAGAAACAGTTGCTCAAAGGCTTGGTTCAGTTGTCAGAAGAGGGCGCAGTGCAAGTATTCCGGCCACTGACCAACAACGATCTGATTGTTGGGGCTGTCGGTGTTCTACAGTTTGAAGTGGTATCTTCACGGCTGAAAAGCGAATACAACGTCGAAGCGGTGTATGAATCCGTTAACGTCTCAACTGCGCGTTGGGTTGAATGTGACGATGTGAAGAAATTCGAAGAGTTTAAACGCAAGAATGAGGTTAACCTGGCACTGGATGGTGGTGATAATTTGAGCTATATCGCCCCTACGATGGTCAATCTCAATATTACACAAGAGCGTTACCCGGAAGTGCGTTTCCGTAAAACTCGCGAACATTAA
- a CDS encoding metal-dependent hydrolase produces the protein MPYFIDTHCHFDFPPFRGAEVASLLSAGQANVRQIIVPAVSADYFPRILDLAANYPPLFAALGMHPLYIAQHQDAALATLASALAIKTEKLVAVGEIGLDLYMDEPQLPRQLALLNAQLKLAKQYDLPVILHSRRSHDQLASALRKAALPRTGVVHGFAGSLAQAQAFIRLGYYIGVGGTITYERAQKTRNVMAALPLSALLLETDAPDMPLAGFQGQPNRPERAANVFAALCELRQEAPLDIATQLLLNSQRLFHLPSADQSTL, from the coding sequence ATGCCCTATTTTATCGATACACATTGTCACTTTGATTTTCCCCCTTTCCGTGGTGCGGAAGTGGCCAGCTTATTGAGTGCTGGGCAAGCGAATGTTAGACAAATTATTGTGCCTGCCGTCAGTGCGGATTATTTCCCGCGTATTCTCGATTTGGCAGCGAATTATCCGCCATTATTTGCCGCACTGGGCATGCATCCGCTTTATATTGCGCAGCATCAAGACGCCGCTTTAGCCACCCTGGCCTCAGCACTGGCGATTAAAACAGAAAAATTGGTGGCGGTGGGGGAGATTGGCCTGGATCTCTATATGGATGAGCCGCAGTTACCCCGGCAATTGGCACTCTTGAACGCCCAGTTAAAATTGGCCAAACAGTATGATCTTCCAGTAATTTTGCATTCGCGTCGTTCGCACGATCAGCTGGCTTCAGCATTGCGTAAAGCTGCCTTGCCACGTACGGGAGTGGTTCACGGCTTTGCGGGTAGTTTAGCTCAGGCACAGGCATTCATTCGCTTGGGTTATTATATTGGGGTGGGCGGAACCATCACTTATGAGCGGGCGCAGAAAACCCGTAATGTCATGGCGGCATTACCGTTATCTGCATTATTACTGGAGACAGACGCGCCGGATATGCCACTAGCTGGTTTTCAAGGTCAACCCAATCGACCAGAGCGAGCGGCTAATGTATTCGCTGCATTGTGTGAGTTACGTCAAGAAGCACCACTCGATATTGCTACTCAGCTTTTGCTCAATAGCCAGCGTTTATTTCATTTACCTTCAGCCGATCAATCCACACTTTAG